Below is a window of Populus trichocarpa isolate Nisqually-1 chromosome 3, P.trichocarpa_v4.1, whole genome shotgun sequence DNA.
tttaaaataatttgcttgttaatattgaatatgaataaaatatttatttatttattacacaatttcatataattctctcaaatttattattcttggTGTGTAAGAATATTGATTCATAATTTCaaactattatattttattaaaaaaatgacatgaatCAAAAGAacgttttaacaaaaaaaaacattttttcttcctaattatttttctacaaaGAATATTCTTCATAACGCAAGCAACTATGGTAGTCTTTGAACCACGTGAATTAGATAACCTTCCATCTGCCAATTTAAGAAGCTAGTGGCAGATAAAAAGTGGAAGAGGGGATACCTCGCCACTTGGACCATTCTAGAAGTCTctaaactctctcttttttggaTGACCGCTGATCAAGCAAGGCGGTGATCCATGCTGCgttttaaatagtgttttacaaaaatttaaaactatttaaattaaaaataattatttaaaaataaaaaataattatttaaatatatttgtagttaaaaaatattttaaaactccTAACAAAtttatagtagttttttttttgtaaaaaaagcTATGGACCAAAAGTGTCTTAgcccattattttgatttttgaacattcgtcattttaaagaaatttattagCTTGGTCTGCCATCGCGTGCAGCAAGTACATCAAGACATTTATTAATGGTTGCAACTTGCATTTCGCAATAGAGAGCTGTCATTTTCCATTGCGtgacaattaaataaaatatagttatcAGGATTAAAATATAGTTATTGCGCCGAACTTGTTGGTTGCATTAAATCAACATTTAGAACATGAAATCAGATGTAAAACGACAACATCaagaatattaatattgatacaaaccatctaggtggtggtccagtggcaagagcttgggaccaagaggtttgttccctctgtggtttcaggttcgagccctgtgattgctcatattatggccactggaggcttacatggtcgttaacttcagggcccgtggaattagttgaggtgtgcgcaagctggcccgaacacccacgttaaactaaaaaaaaaaaatttgatacaTACATGAGACGTGGTaagcaacaaaaacaatattttgttcgaCATGCTAGAATCATACACGAACCCAAGTTCTAAACGTTTAGCGACATGTTAGAAATCAAGgctagaaataataatttttggtttagtttgttttttatccaaaaaaataaacaaactgatttaaaaaaaaaaaaccgaaacgaAGGTTATTTTAgagcaaaaatcaaaacccaaccgattagcttggtttttttctgtttggatcagtttttttctatttggctcagttttttttccggtttggtttggttttttgatttcagacttataaaaccgaaaccaaaccgaactagttggttttttaaatattttaatagttttttttttttacaattcagttttttcagtaatttttttctaattttcttgatttaatcagttttttaattttttactcacCACTAATCGAGGTGCTCCTGTTGCTCATTGCATCAACCATGTACTCCTAGGAAATCACTAAATTGTAATTAGTTTGCTCTGCTATGGAGCATGATTTTGGAgggaaataaatatttcatccaGCTAAAGTATTTTGATTAAGTATTGGGCCAAAGCTTCCGTTCACTTTTTTAACTGTCCATGTTACTAAATCActgttttaacatttttaatgaACTATATACATTAGCAAGCAGAACCAAATAGCCCAGTACCAGTTGAAACCGGTGAAAGAATGCATtgcaaaaatttgagttttaaaaatatttttaaaaattaaaaaatatattattttaatatattcttaaatgaaaaacaactaAATCTACAACTTCGTAGAACAACAGAACATGCTGGAGAGCAGCAACAGGAAAGTAAGaatcagcagcagcaacagcaactTCATCCATTGCAGGTGCCTGAGCAGCAACAGCCTCAACAGTCGTGTCTGTGATAACATCAGCAACATCATTTATGAACTCAATTTTTTCTGACCCTCCACCAATCTTTGTTGACATATGTCGACAAAAAGGCACCCCGATGCTTGGCGAAGGAGAGAAATCTGAGCATCTTCTATTGTGAAAGAGACCAAACACAGCTGAatcgttattattattaaacctgtCGCTGCTGCTTCCGAATGGCTTCTGCTGAAACAAATTACCCATTCCTTCCAAAGGAGGACCCTCGTCAATGGAATTATGTTTGCGATCATCATTGAGAACGTAACTAAACGATGCATTATATCTTCGTCTAACAATGTTTGCTCTTGTCGACAGACTAAACAGACAAGCCATTGATACAAATAACAGAATTCCTCTATCAGAAATCAGTAAACAACAAAATTAGAATACAAATTATAATCACCAACATATTATACactcattataatttttttgattttttttggagcaatcaaaaagaaaattaaataacacaattatcataaaaaatagtgTTGTCTTAGCAATTAAATCATGACTCCACAACATTTCAATTCCAATTAAGAGAAATGGGGTCTTGGAGCTCTTAAAAGCTTACAAGATCAGAAGTTTCAGCCAAGTAAGGTCCTAAATTAGATACCAAATCAAAGATAGGGAATTTGAAAGGGTATATGCCATCTAAATTAACAGAGAGTAAAGGACaattaaaagctaaaacaatcaaagatggaaaatttaacTAGAAATATTGGATTTATGAAGAGAGATTACCGTTTTCAATGCTTGCGAGAAAGAATTTCACTTCATAGTGATAGTTCCATAATTTTGTAGTTATTCTCGTTGGGCTATATGGTCTGTGACTGGACCTAGATGGGCTCTGAGTGTTAAAACTGGGCCAAACTCTAGTACGAAGCTCGTCCATTTCTGGTTTTGCTCCTCTGATTCATAATTGCTGCGGCCTCAAGGCACaatctctctatttttctttttgtttgaataCTTGGATAGACGCTTAATGCCATCACAACATACCTTGGGTGGCTCAGCCATGGTTTTCACTAGGTAAGAAATACATGGGTTCAATTGGTAGTTCACCTCGCCGCAAGAACATGGTGCGCTACTTGTCTCCGAGGCTGGCACAAAAACCATCAAGAGAGTGGCTAAAACCATGGTTACGTAACTCACGATGTCCTAATCCCCAAAATTTGTAACATTGAAAGCAATGTgctttaattgttaatttatgTTGTGAAAGGATGATAGTTAAGGCACCGGGGCCAGAAGCTTGGTTTTCCATGTATTTTGCTGAACATTGCCGACACATAATTCTTATGGCCAAAATTGAAAGTTGAACTAAATAATATGCATGATTTAGCATTATAATTAAATCCATAATCAATTAAAGCTAGATGTCTAGGATCTTCTTAGAGATCATCACATACAAAAGAACTAATTAATAAGTGTGATGATATATCCTCTACCTTCTCTCTTTGGTATTTCATATAGAACTTCccaaaatcaaatgaagtaCATACATGGTTGGCCACCACTAGTGAATACATATACACACACATCAAGCAATACACATGTACGATTGACAATCAAAACCTAGCAAAAAATACCCTGTATAATATAACCAGTCATCATCTATGGCAATGGTGTTGATAATGAGGATGACGAAGAGGACAAGGGAGAGGAAGGGGTCATTACAGATGACCCATCTGGCGAATTCCGACACAATGGACATGTTGCATTCATTTTAAGCCATTCATCTATGCAATTAGCATGGAAGTAATGGCTGCAGTCAGGGATAGTCCTCAGTGTATCCTTGGGCTGATATTCAGATAAGCATATAGGACAAGTGTTGTCGTTAGGCTTAGGCAATCTTCCACTGTCGCCAAGTTGGGTTTTGGGGTAAGATTCTATTGTTGGTGCATCAAGACCAGTAATTACTACGCTTGGTTGTGGAGCAATTGCGGTGGAGAATTCGGTGGTGGGTTGATTGCCACCGCTATATTCCTTGAGTCGACCAAACAGGTAAGAACCAATCCCAAAGATGCATAGCAGCCCTGGTATTCCAGCACCCAGTACGATGCCATATTTTGCACTTCTTGGGAGAGGACCTAGCAAAGCCAAATCGTGAATGAAGGCCATTTAATGccaaaagaaaaacaggggCAACGGATGTTCAAGTGATATTCTTtctcaacaagaaaaaaaaataaaatcaaagcaacTCCAAGACAAAGGGGAATCACAGTTCCTATGTTGTTTCCTCATTTCTCTAAATCTCCTTCCATTGACATTGATGCAGTTTTAGCACCAGCGTCAAACAATTTGGCTTTTGGGAAATTCACCATTTCCACATAACATACAAGAATTTGACATTCATTGATCTCATGACCAAAGAACAGGAAGATTCTAACACAAcaaacaagaaatcaaaatgcaagattTTCTGAGTAATTAAAGAGTCAACTTTTGTGTTTCTTGACTAGTTTTCATGGGGAATGTTGCCGTACGTAGCGTAGGATTTGGTCATACAAAAACTATACCACTAGCATTTGATCAAATTGACACGTATGCAATTGCATATACGGCTGTAAATTGAGTAGAGCCAAGCCAAGATTTGATGTGATCGAGCTCGACTCATCTAATGTTGACAAGATTTAAGCTTGGTTCATGTTCTTAACAAGCCTAAAACATGAGGTTTAAAGTTGactcatttaaaatttattaactttaGACTCGATCAAGAGTCGTCTAAAAAAGtagacttgtttaattgtttaaaatattcAGCATGtgaatttttaattcattttaaaattccAGTTACGATAAAGtactgttttattttatatcttgcaATTTCTACTTGTAATCTCTTGatgatataaaataacaaaaaattcatagaaaaaataaatcaccctaaaatcatcatcattttgCCCTATACTTGCCctatacttaattaattaatcgtaAACGTAATATACTCAtggtattatatataatttataagatttaaataaaatttttaattagaagaaactCCTACAGACAAATACTGACTGTCGCAACTCCCTCTTTAAGATTTTCTTATCCACACATTTCAGGGTAACGTGTGGATCATGAACAACTTAGATGGGATAGCTGCAATCGACTATTGGATCAACTGTTAAAATTGCTCGAAAAACATACCGTTGCTACGTCGACCTTTGGATTCAATGGTCAGACCAGTATCCCCCTTGAATCCACAAGTCCCGCCGTCCTTTTCACACCGTCGACAATAGGAttcattccattttaatttcgCTTCACTATCTGACCAACGAGACCAAAGAACCGGAACGAACACTCTTTTCTTCAGTTCTGTACAAGATGCAGGTGCTGGCATGTAAGGTAACGActcataattaattagcatggcCACAACAGTAAAGTTCTCGTTGCTAAGGCAATCAATACGCCTTAGCCCAGATACAGTGGTGGAAGAATTTGATGAGCAGTTTAGGAAGGTGAAGGAATGATTATAGTGTTCAGGAATGAAAGGAGATCCTGAAAGGTCAAATGAAGAGTCCATGAATTTCTTCGGAAGGCAGTTTTGTGGGTCCGTTATAGTTACTGTTTGGTTTCGGTAGTTGATGTTTTGGACAGTGAAGTTGCCTGTGTTTGGGAGGTTGAGGATAATCTGGTTCTGGAGATCGTTGCATGAGAGATTGAAACCTGGATAGCGGCATCTATTATTATCAAATCCGAAAGGGAATCGAACCTCTAGTTTGTTTCTAAGGCATGGATTATGGCAAGGAATTTTATTGCTGTTTGCTTTTTGAAGGAAGATCAGTACAGAGAGTACTAAGAGGAAGAGAGTTGAAGGAGCCATTTTTTGGGAACTAAAAATACAAAGCTTTTATGGGCAGggttttattattgatttatttctgGTTGACGGGCTGCACTGGCGGGGCTTCCGTACAGTCAAGGAGATTGTTAGAACTACTGAAATCAGCATGCTATTTCCAAGATTATATTTCTCTCTGGTCTctatattttgaattcaatcatAATCTGATCCTTCCTCTTTGAAATTATACATCTTACTCCCTTGACTGCTGACGATTTATATGTCTGATTAGaacattttttagtttattctcTATAACCCCAAATGTACCATTTTCTAGTTtaaattcttagaaaaaataaagtgtttttataagACAGTGGGCCATAAGAGTTAAGGGACTAAATTATAGGTTTTCAAATATAAAGGACTCATTTATAAATGCATTCAAAACCAGGTGCTAGAGAATAATTTACTCTATTTCCAACGAGGAAATGTTGCTGACAATTTCTAGATGGAGGACTGTTGTTCTTGTATTTAATTCTTGAATCTTGACATAGAAATTCCTTGATTACTTTTCTGCAGCTGAAATACCCTGCAGGATTCATACGTATCACTTGATAACATAAAAACGAGGGAGTCGGAGTCTCAATGGTCCAGTCAccctttgaatttttgttgagAGAAATTAATGCAATCATTTGTTTAATTATGTGTTAAAGAGTGCTCGAAGAGATCAACTGGTTTTACGCGCATGGCGGCCAGTGGGTTTAAGACATAATTTACAGAACACGGTTGATGTTAAgagattaattataaaatctgAAACAGAAAAATTCTAACAGCACACTTGTTATCCGTCCTTAATTATTCTTGTGTGCCAAAAAATTCTACTATAACGCGATTTACATGcctagttctttttttttcaagatataaaCACAGTATTCTCAGTGAATTTGTATCTGAACTGCTAGTATATAAAATGATTCGTGTTTATCGTGCTGTAATTAATTGTCTTTGCTTCTTGATTATATGAACAGATTGATCCACATATTTTTACTGGAGAAAGGGTTTAAAAATCCGATAAATCTGAGAGCAATCGGTTTAAAATGATACCAGAATCGTATTCAAGCATATCATTGGGGGGGATGTTGTTTGAGCACAGCTTGgtgcttaattttttctttaatttttactttctcTCTCACGAAAGGGTTAGCTTTGCTTTGCTTGTAAAACACTGATAAGACTAGTTCAAACGTTGTTAAATCCCTTTTGTACTTGGTTAATTTGGTACTTACCAATGTCAAAGCACTGTTGCTGTTAAACAATTGACATTTTCAATTCTCTCAgaagtcaagtttttttttttttttaatatatataataaaaggaaataGCCAAGCTGGGAACAAAAAGGATGAGGCAATGGCTGATGGAAGCAACTTCACAGTAGCATCAAGTCATGAAAGCTAAACAGCTGTGATGATATAGACGGTTCTATATTTGTAATTGTGGCTAAACTCAGTTTAAAGAGgggggaaaaagaaaattaatttctcaaGCACGCATGCCTTAATTTGCAGCTGTTCGTAactaaatattcaagaaatacGGAAATAGAGAGACGAGACAAGAGCTTGTTATGAAGAACTCGTTACCCCGTTTGCAATTAGGCACGTGACATTGATATACAACACTTATAGTCTCTACAGTGTGATCGATTCAATCCACAAGAACATAATAAATTCTTGTAATATGATTGATTTATTTGCatagaatataataatattatatttttccaaattggAATTACTCGTGGGCTTTTAGATATTTGggtaattattaaaagaaattaaaaggtgCGGGGAGATTTACTATGGAGgagtgctattttttttattttgattctcaaacaccttttctcttcaattggATCCTTTTGTAGCATAATTATTGGTCAATTGTTTCTGATTTGTTAAAAAGAgacaaaattgagaaaaaaaaagaccagagtaaaaaaatatggagaaaaaaagagattatttgcAAATTTGCGTGATAAGTTTTCTTTATGGCTATTTGCAGTGATTCTTAGCATATGGGAGCTTTTTGGTGCAAGGATCTCAGCATCCAGGACATACTAGGCCATGGATAGATAGACCAAGCtcttattaaaaaagaagaagaagagagtacAGTAACTGAGAAAGCAGGTGAACTGATTAAATCTTGGATTTATTTACGagttttataaatacattaaaggAGGATAGCAAGTATGATGGCTCCATGTCCAGTCTACTGATTGGGAGCGAGAGCTGGCAACCTATTCCATTGGATCAACTAGCTTGTCCCATCTCTCTTACTGGATTGGTATGAGATCCCATCTCTTAAGTCACTCTCCTGGCATTTACTAAGCCAAGCATAGCTTTTTGACCATTCTAACTTCATGGAAAAATGATCTGCAGTGTACGTAGAACATTCGAGTTTGCAACGAATAAGAAGAATTGTTAGAAATATAAAACGCAACTCTTGAATCCAGCTCTTATATCAGTCTCAAAACTCATCCCCACAACCTATTTCATCAATCTAATGGCTAGAACTAATATATTTGACAAACTTCATGGGTAGAACAGATGATAtacagcaaaaaaaataaaaaaattagcaacttACCTGGTCCAGTTCGCTCCAGCTTGAAGCTCTTGTATGAAAACTCCTCATCATAGACTGAATCCCTAGCTTGTAATACCTGctgttttaaaatagaaaaagcatATTATGGAGTCTCGAATTGACGATGATAAAACATATAACAATTGGGTTTTTTGCCACCATAATTCTTTGTTGATCGGACAATTAATCTAGTTATTCAGTCTTTAAGTCCAAATTAGTTGTTAAGCCACCATGCAATAATGTAGTTTCCatgtccttttattttcacaacCAGAGAGAAAATCTCATCGAaatcaatactattttttttttaaaaaaaaactaaatccctTAACAACAATATTTCTGGATCTGTACTATGGTCGTGAAGTGTTTGCATCTTCCTCACCCTGTTAATTAATACACTTATTATTCAAAGCTTTTTTGCCTTTATGCATTTTTATAAACTCAAAAGTGTGATTGTCATGCAACTAGCTACATGTTGCCTTGCATGGCATCAACCTTTTCTTATGTTCGTCTTTCATGGCTTCATGCAAGACGAACACAAATCTCTTAATTTTAGCTTCACACTATTTAAATGTCTATCAAACTTTAAGACtataacttgaaaaattaaaaaataaagagcattttttccttaattagtAACCTTGTTCTTTGGATAGAGTTTGATTACTATTCcagaacaataataaaaaaataaaataaaattatatttagtggcgatatacaaaacaaaatgactGTTTTTATATCTTGTTTGATTGTGATTGACAAAACAgaataacatgtaaaaaaatatattttacttttaatatgtattgttgttaaacttatatatttaaaaaataataattatatattatttttattttaatttatatcgagtgttgaaattaataatattataataaccttaattataaaacaagaaCTGACTTGATTTAGGATTAGATTAgtctgagttttttttatttaaaatgaataattgactttaaaataaaaaaatattattttaatatattaaaaaaaatactttaaaaaataacaattactatctttttaatcaactttaaaaaagcaaacaaagaaagagaaatttcaaaatttcaaacatGGAGTATAAGCTGCGAAACACACGCACCAAAGCCCATCCTTGAATTGGAGGGAAAGttgcatgaaattttttaacttgttaaaaTGATGCACCCCCACCACCACATAACATTCATCATGGCGGGAAAATGTCCGTTCAGTCCTCAACACTCCCATATATCTTTAACGCGCTCTCTCTCCATACATACTTAGACGACATACATCTCTCCCTCGCTCTCGCAATCACATTAACAAACCCTAGAATTATTTGAAATCAACGAAATCCAATCAGGTCGGTGCCCCTTACTCCAATACCTgctttacttattttttaggTCAAGCCCATAGATTTTCCCGTATCAAAATCAATCCGTTTCAAAGCAGACATATAACCAATATCTCTCTTGTTTGCTTCAATTTCAGGTAGAAAGCATAAAGTTTCAATCCTTTACACTATATTGAGAAAATGGATGGTGTTTTTGATGATGAGGTCGAGCAAACTGTTACCATTGATGAATATCTCAAAAACGTTGAAGCTGAGGAACTGGTAAATTTTCAATTCAGGGTTTGTTTAACTGAGTGAAAGTATTGCTTTTTTCTTACCCTCTTGGTTGTTGGTGTGATTGTGTACATTTGTTTGGTTTCTAGGTAGAAAAGATTTCAGCTTAGGGTCTCGAGTCACTGGCTTTATgttgtttagggttttgttaTGAAAAGAGGGTCATTTTGTCTAG
It encodes the following:
- the LOC7465317 gene encoding RING-H2 finger protein ATL20, giving the protein MAPSTLFLLVLSVLIFLQKANSNKIPCHNPCLRNKLEVRFPFGFDNNRCRYPGFNLSCNDLQNQIILNLPNTGNFTVQNINYRNQTVTITDPQNCLPKKFMDSSFDLSGSPFIPEHYNHSFTFLNCSSNSSTTVSGLRRIDCLSNENFTVVAMLINYESLPYMPAPASCTELKKRVFVPVLWSRWSDSEAKLKWNESYCRRCEKDGGTCGFKGDTGLTIESKGRRSNGPLPRSAKYGIVLGAGIPGLLCIFGIGSYLFGRLKEYSGGNQPTTEFSTAIAPQPSVVITGLDAPTIESYPKTQLGDSGRLPKPNDNTCPICLSEYQPKDTLRTIPDCSHYFHANCIDEWLKMNATCPLCRNSPDGSSVMTPSSPLSSSSSSLSTPLP